The genomic DNA GAGGCCCTCGCGGAGCTGCTCCGGGGTGCCCAGGGCGCGGATGCGGCCGCGGTGCATCAGGCCGACGCGGTCGCAGTACTGGTCGGCCTCGTCCATGTAGTGGGTGGTGACCAGGACGGTCATGCCGGTGGCCTCGCGCACGGCGTTGATGTGTTCCCACACGCTGGTGCGGGCGATCGGGTCGAGGCCGATCGTGGGTTCGTCGAGGATGAGCAGGCGGGGCGCGCTGACCAGGGCCTGCGCGAGCTCCAGCCGGCGGACCATGCCGCCGGAGTAGGTGTTGGCCAGCCGGTCGGCGGCGTCCGTGAGGTCGACGGCCCGCAGCGCCTGGGCGACGCGTGCGGCTCGTTCTCTGCGCGGTACGTCGAAGACGCGGGCGAAGAGAGCGACGTTCTCGCGGCCGGTGAGCCCGCTGTCCGCGGACAGTTGCTGCGGGACGTAGCCGAGCATGCGGCGGACGGACATCTGCTCCTTGGCCGTGTCGTGGCCGAAGACGTGGACCATGCCCGC from Streptomyces sp. NBC_01478 includes the following:
- a CDS encoding ABC transporter ATP-binding protein yields the protein MTQDTATERPAAVSCTRLAYSFGETTAVDGLDLSVGEGEVFGLLGPNGAGKTTAIRCITTLLPVPAGMVHVFGHDTAKEQMSVRRMLGYVPQQLSADSGLTGRENVALFARVFDVPRRERAARVAQALRAVDLTDAADRLANTYSGGMVRRLELAQALVSAPRLLILDEPTIGLDPIARTSVWEHINAVREATGMTVLVTTHYMDEADQYCDRVGLMHRGRIRALGTPEQLREGLGERRRADGAPATDPLPTLEDVFRDIAGSGLEDQSGGFRDVRSTRRTANRVG